A genomic stretch from Corynebacterium kutscheri includes:
- a CDS encoding SpaH/EbpB family LPXTG-anchored major pilin, whose product MSVKKGLRSMYIKTSIGRRVVCSVGVAALLTSVAAIPATAQEPVPVADSIVAPAASNNGFGNIDSKRKGSITIHKHEHQQGDQVKPGNPETGEYQGDPKEGISGVEFTYYKLGLDLKKDNKDWDKLGEFNKSVPQDACTPDGLKKLKETFPSMDSQGKKVVTDQEGKAKVDDLDLDGYLICETNAPANVIDKAAPFIVTLPYPYASDGQEDSDKTTKWIYDVHVFPKNAKTRLNKTVEQQQNHGFGIGSEVHFPVTAEVPRIAEGRTFKHFYLVDPMDPRFKKDSLKVSSVTLDGKPLEEGDYTVTVKDHMVTVSFTRQGLEKLAKSAGKKVVAVFSGELEKLDAEKREYGRIQNRAYIYTDTQPKPDDDVPPEPPITPPTIPPTDPPNEDDIPPNVTPEVKTFWGNLVIKKIDAADKKTGLAGAKFKVYAAKNPYPNSSGECSKEYDPKDVVKKAGKTGEDLEVTTNDQGTAEFQGLFVSDDQNDPKSKGFRCYVLVETAAPAGFVTPQGENAAHAVAVEIGKTPENEYGATISNVKRDVPEIPLTGGRGVTLMLLAGGILMIIAIGAGVVVVRRARD is encoded by the coding sequence ATGTCAGTAAAGAAAGGATTACGATCCATGTACATCAAGACGTCGATCGGACGCCGTGTTGTATGCAGTGTGGGTGTAGCAGCTCTTTTAACTAGTGTTGCCGCTATCCCTGCAACCGCACAAGAGCCAGTTCCTGTTGCCGATAGTATTGTTGCACCTGCTGCGAGCAATAATGGTTTCGGAAATATTGATTCCAAGCGTAAGGGATCAATTACGATTCATAAACACGAGCACCAACAAGGTGATCAGGTTAAGCCGGGTAATCCAGAAACTGGTGAGTATCAGGGTGATCCGAAAGAAGGCATTTCCGGTGTTGAATTCACCTACTACAAACTTGGTCTTGATCTTAAAAAGGATAATAAAGATTGGGATAAGTTAGGCGAGTTTAATAAGTCTGTGCCTCAGGATGCTTGTACTCCTGATGGGTTGAAAAAACTTAAAGAAACATTCCCGTCTATGGATTCTCAAGGGAAGAAGGTTGTTACCGATCAAGAAGGTAAGGCAAAAGTTGATGATCTTGATCTAGATGGCTATCTTATTTGCGAAACCAATGCGCCGGCAAATGTTATTGATAAGGCTGCTCCATTTATTGTGACCCTTCCTTATCCTTACGCTTCGGACGGGCAAGAAGATTCGGATAAAACAACCAAGTGGATTTATGATGTCCACGTCTTCCCAAAGAATGCTAAGACGCGGCTAAATAAGACAGTCGAACAACAGCAGAATCATGGTTTTGGTATTGGTTCTGAGGTCCATTTCCCAGTTACGGCAGAGGTACCTCGTATTGCCGAGGGTAGAACGTTTAAGCATTTTTATTTGGTAGATCCGATGGATCCGCGCTTTAAGAAAGATTCACTTAAAGTTTCTTCCGTTACTCTTGATGGTAAACCTCTGGAAGAAGGGGATTATACCGTTACTGTTAAGGATCATATGGTGACGGTTTCCTTTACTCGCCAGGGTTTGGAAAAGTTGGCTAAGAGTGCAGGGAAGAAAGTTGTGGCTGTCTTTTCTGGTGAGCTTGAAAAGTTGGATGCAGAAAAGCGTGAATATGGTCGGATCCAGAACCGTGCATATATTTATACTGACACTCAACCAAAGCCAGATGACGATGTTCCGCCAGAGCCTCCTATCACGCCTCCAACTATCCCACCAACTGATCCACCAAACGAGGATGATATTCCACCAAACGTAACGCCAGAGGTAAAAACCTTCTGGGGTAACTTGGTAATTAAGAAGATTGATGCTGCTGATAAGAAAACGGGCTTGGCGGGAGCGAAGTTCAAAGTCTATGCAGCGAAGAATCCATATCCTAATAGCTCGGGTGAGTGCAGTAAAGAGTACGATCCTAAAGATGTTGTTAAAAAAGCTGGTAAAACTGGTGAAGATTTAGAAGTAACCACCAATGACCAGGGTACGGCTGAATTCCAGGGACTATTTGTTTCTGATGATCAAAATGATCCTAAATCTAAAGGTTTCCGCTGCTATGTTCTGGTAGAAACCGCTGCACCTGCTGGTTTTGTTACTCCACAAGGCGAGAATGCTGCACATGCAGTAGCAGTTGAAATTGGTAAGACTCCAGAAAACGAGTATGGTGCAACAATTTCAAACGTTAAGCGGGATGTTCCAGAAATCCCATTAACCGGTGGCCGAGGCGTTACCTTGATGCTACTTGCTGGTGGCATTTTAATGATTATCGCTATCGGTGCAGGTGTTGTAGTTGTTCGCCGCGCACGTGACTAG